In the genome of Nonomuraea sp. NBC_00507, the window GTGAACGCCAGATCGTCCAGGTAACGGGTCCGGGAGGCGTCGTCAGCCATGACGCTGCGCAACGCCCGGGAGTCGAAGCCCTGCTTCCTCGACAGGGCCGTGCCGAGCCCGGCGGCGAGCTTGCCGAACGCGTCGGGGTCGATGAGAGAAACCGCAGGCAGGGCTTGGCCTGTCTTCCCGTCGTACCAGCGTGTGGTCGTGGATTTGCCGTCGCCGGCGCCGCCCAGCCACCATTCGGTGTAGCGCACCCCGATGACGTCTCCCGAGGCGACCAGGAACGCGAAGTCCAGGTTCAGCTCGGCGGTATGGTCGCACGCCTGGCGGAGGAACTCGGCCCGCCGGTTCTCCGCCATGCGCCGCAGCGCCGCGGTGAACGAGTCAGCACCCGGCACCCGCGGGTACGCGATTGACCAGGCGCACGACCGGTCGTTGCTGCTGTCGCGGACCACCCGCAGGCCGTCGATCCACGTCGGCGAGACGGTCGAGATCTCGTCGGGCTGGTGCACGATGCCGCTCACGGGCGTCCGCCGGCCGTTCTGGGCAGGCGCCGCGCCGGACACCGCGCAGCCCGCCGTCAGCAGGCATGCGACGGTGAGCAGCGTGGTGATCTTATGTGGAGGTTGCATCGGCCGCTGGAACTCCGCTCTTCATGACAAACATGTCAAACCACCTATTGAGTGATGAATAGGTAGATGCACGTTTCGCATCCTTTGTTGCCATAAGGACGCGGCAGAGCGGGGGCATCTTTGCGACCTGTCGCAGAAGTTTTCGGCTGACCGGCGTGCGTCAGCCGAAGGCGCGGACCTCCAGCAACCCGACCGAGGCCTGGCCGCTCCGCAACACGATCCGGAGCCGGGCGCTTGTCAGGCTGGTTGCTTGGTCCGGCTCAGCAGCCACCGGAGGATGGAGCCGTCCTCGTAGGTGGGTCCGTACGCGGCGTGGTAGTCCGGGAGAGAGAATGCCGCGTCTTCGTACTCGGTGTACCGCAACAGGGCCTCGATCTGCTCGGGTGTCTTGCCCCGCGCGGCGTACGCGTCCCGCAACAGCGTCCGCGTCGTGCGAGCCAGGTTGATGTTCAGCAGGTGATCGTGGACGCCGTGGGTGACCCACAGCGGGATCTCCGCGGCCGCGATGGCCGCCGCCTGCTCGGCGTTGACCGCGAAGCCGCCGGTCACCAACCCACCGGCGAACGGGTCCGGCCGCTTGGCGAACGCGTTCCACAGCAGCTGCGAGCCGTAGGAGACGGTGGTGGCATAGACCCGCCGCTTGTCCACGGCGAAGTCCTCAAGGAACTGATCAAGCAGCTTGACCAGCAAATCCGCCTCGGCCGGGCTGCCGACGCGCTGGTGCTGCGGGGCGAGCACGATGACGTCCTCCGTGCTGCCGGTCCACTTCGGCTGCAGCCAGGCGGTCGCGGGGATGTCCGCGGCCAGTTGGACCGTGAGGTTGTCGCCGTCCCAGCCCATGCCGTGCCCGGGCAGGACGACCATCAGCGGGTACGTCTTCGCCGGGTCGTGGTTCTTCGGCAGGTGGTAATGGTACGGCAGCACCATTCCGCCGGACAGGTACGAGCCGTACCGGAACTCGTCCACGAGGAGGTTGACCGGCTTCTCGGTCACTTTTCTGGAGGTTTCCGGGGTCGCCCTGGCCAGCAGCGGGCCCTTGCCGATCCCGAGGCCTGGCCGGCCGTACACGTTCTTGCGCTGCACCAGCTGGGTGGGCAGGTCCGGGTTCACTTTCACCGTGCACAGGAAGGTCGGGCACTTGGAGACGATCACCGTCCAGCCCGCGTTCTGCTCTGGGTCGAGTTCGACGATGACGTACCGGCCGGGCACGGAGCGGTGGTCGGTCCGGGGGGTGGCGGCGTTGTTGGTGTAGGTGTGGGTGACCTTCCGCTCAGTCAGCTTGGGCAGGTCCTCGATGGGGTTGAAGCGGAAGTTGTAGAGCGTGTCCTGCACCGAGAACGTCGAGTTGTCCAATTCTCGCGGGTTGACGGTCTCGCCGTATTCGACTGCTACCGCGGACACCTTCTGCCCGTAGGTGTAGACCTTCGTGATCGCCGTGACGCTCTGGATACCCGCCGGGGTGTCCGCGGACGTCGACGCTGACGCCGGCGTGGCCGTCGATAAGAGTCCGGCCGCCATGACAGTGGCGATGAGTCGGCGGGTGGTCATGTGGGTGACCTCCACTGCGATTTCGGGTGGCTGATGAGACGCTGCGGACCACCGGCAATCGAACGGTCGTGATGGTCGCGGCGGCGGGACCGGGGCGGACGAAGCCGCCCGCGATGTCAGTCTTGGCAGGTGCCGGCTGGCGCACACAAGGCGCCTGTTCCGTTTGCACCTCCTTCAGGCCAGCGTTGTGACGCTGGCGCTAAATCGGGTTAGCCGTACTATTACGGCCGGTCCCGCGCCTGTCAAGGCAGGACTTGGGCTGCGGGGACGGCTGGACCGGCGGGGGACACGACGGTGGAGATCCGTGTGGGCTTTGGCGGTGCCGGCCTGTCCGTCATCGCCGCAGCGGCAGTCCATCCCCCGTACTCGCGGAGCATGCGCAGGTCACCCGGGGGGCGTGAGATGCCGCAAGGCGAGCGGCCCTCGGTGGCGTTCAGCTGACGGAGTCCGCGGCAGATGGTGGGGCGATGGACTCGCGGCTGCGCAGGGGCATCGGCACCCGGTGCACCTCGCCCTTGGGATCGGGGTCTGCGTGGTCGCGGCCGATCTGGGTGAACAGCACGCCGACGGCCTTGCGGCCGAGCTCGTAGTGGGGCAGTGCCACGGTGGTCAGCTTGGGGCGCATCCACGCGGCGATGGGATGGTCGTCGAAGGAGACGACGGAGACGTCCGCGGGCACCTTGAGCCCGAAGTCGTCGAGTGCCTGGTAGGCGCCCAGGGCGAGCCGGTCGTTGAAGCAGATCAACGCGTGCGGGCGCGTGCTTTCGAGTAGTGCCCGCGTCGCGGCGAGACCGTACTCGGGTTGCCAGTCATCGCAAAGGCGGCCGCCCGCCACCCTGACGCCTGCCTCGCCGAGCGTCTCGCGGATGCCTCTGAGTCGTTCCATCGCCGCGACGCCTCCGGGGGGGAATTGGCGCAGGCCCGGGCCGGCGCCGATCAGGTAGATGCCGTCGCGATGGCCGGCCTCGAGCAGCACCCGGGCGGCGCAGCGGCCGGCCTCGATCTCGTCAGGGATGACCGAGGGCAGGTGGGTGGGCTGTTTGGACAGCGCGTTGAGCAGGACGGCGGGAGCGGCGGCGACGACCTTGGGCACCTTGATGGTCGTGGTGAACATCGACGCCAGGATGAGCCCGTCGACCTGGCGGTCGAGCATGGCCTGCAGCAGGAGGCGTTCGAGCTCGGCGTCTCCTTCCGTTTCACCGATGAACAGCATGATGCCGCGCTCACGGGCGGCCTCCAGCGCCCCCTTGATCATGTCGCCGGCCAGCCGTGAGGTGGCGACCGTGTCGGAGACGAAGCCGATCGTCCGGGTGGTGCCCGTGCGCAGGCCCACGGAGACGATGTTGGGCCGGTACTGCAACTCGTCGGCGGCTCGCAGGACACGCTGCTCGACATCCTGAGAGATCCGCAGCTCACGGCCGCGGCCGGACAGCACCAGCGAGGCGGTCGGCCGTGAGACACCGGCCGCTTTGGCCACATCGGCCAGCGTGACCCGTCGTGAGCTCACCCAGGGCCTCCGATCGTCAAGAGTCTGTTACAGGGGGTTGACATCGTACGACGCGCGCCGTGACACTACGGGCGCTAACCCGATTTAGCAGCGAGGAGGGACATCAGCCCGGTGCCGAATGTCCCCCGGCAGCAGAGGAGATGCACATGGCTCGTCGAGTTCGCTCCGGCCAGGCCGGGGCCGCGCTGGTGATCGCCATGGGGACGCTGGCCGCCGCCTGCGCGGCTCCAGGCAGCAACAGCCCGCAGCCCGCAGCCACCAGCACGTCGTCGCAGCCGACGTCCCAGTCAGCGGCACCCACCTGCGGTACGGCGCCGATCACGATGAACGGCTACTTCGAGACCGGCTTCCCGCTGCCCAAGGCACTGACCACCGAGTTCTCCAAGCAGCACCCCAACGTCACGTGGAACATCCGCGAGGACCAGTTCGCGGTGATCACCCAGAACGCCCCGCGCGTCCTGGCGGACAACCCGCCCGACCTGATGCGCCTGCCCCAGGTCTCGGAGCTGGTCAAGGACAACCTGCTGAAGAACCTGGACGGCTACGCGCAGGCGTTCGGCTGGGACAAGTGGCCGGCCTCGCAGCTCGAGCAGCTGCGCCTGGGCCCGGGTGGACGACCGCGGGGAGAGGGGTCGCTGTACGCCCTGGGGCTCAACTTCAGCATGACCGGCGTCTTCTACAACAAGAAACTCGCCGCCCAGATCGGGATGTCCACGCCGCCCGCCACGCTGGCGGAGCTCGACGCGGCCCTGGCCAAGGCCAAGGACGCGGGCATCACACCCATCGTGCAGTTCAACGGCGGAGCCACCGGCGGCCTGGCGTTCCCGCTGCAAAACCTCATGGCCTCCTACGGCCCGCCCGGACCGATCAACGACTGGATCTTCCAGAAGCCCGGGGCCACGATCGACACCCCGTCGAACCTGCAGGCCGTCCAGCACCTGGATCGGTGGGTGAAGGCAGGATACTTCCAAAAAGACGTCAACGCGGTCGACTACGCGACCATGATGAGCCGCTTCATCGACGGCCAGGGCCTGTTCATGTTCAACGGCGACTGGGAGTCGGGCAACCTCGACAAGCAGATGGCGGGCAACGTCGGCTTCTCCCTGATGCCACCGGCGCAGCAGGGCGGCAAGCAGGCCGCCATGTCAGCGCCCCTCACCTTCGGCATCGCCGCGAACGCCAAGAACGCCGACTGCGCCGCGTTCTTCCTCAACTGGGTGGCCACTGACCAGAAGGCCCGCGACGTCGGTGTCGAGGTCGGCGGATCGCATCCGATGGGCCCGGCCGACGCCTACATGCCGAAGGTCTCCTCGGACACGGTCACCGCCAGCACACTGGCCGCCGGAGCGGACATCGCCAAGGACAACGGCGCGATGGACTTCATCGCCAACGCCACCGGCGCCATCTACGCCAAGAGCTGGACCCCGAACCTGCAGAAGCTGGTGGGCGGACAGCAGACACCGCAAGAGCTGCTGAAGGCGGTCCAGGCCGACTACGCCGGCCAGATCGAAGGAAACTGAGCGAGCTGATGGCCCGGCCTGTCGGAGCCCGGTCCACACACCGGCGGCCGCCCCCGACCAAGCTGCGCGGCACGCGCGGCTTGATCGGCTGGCTGTTCGTCGTCCCGGCGCTCGCCTTCTATGCGGTCTTCGTCCTGCGCCCGATCGCCCTGACGTTCCAGTACTCGCTGTACAAATGGGACGGTATCGGCCCGTCCACCTGGGTGGGGCCGGCAAACTACGGAAAGGTCTTCACCGATCCCGACCTGTTCGACTCACTGATCAACGCCTTCCAGCTGATCGTGTTCTTCAGCGCCATCCCGGTCGTGCTCGGACTGGCGATCGCCGCGACGATCCGGCGCATCGCCGCGAGCCGACTCGCCCTCGTGGCGCGGACCGTGCTCTTCCTGCCGCAGGTCATCCCGCTGGTGGCCGCCGGCATCGCGTGGAGCTGGCTGCTGGCCTCCACCGGAGTGATCAACCAGTTCCTCTCGCTCCTCGGCCTCGGCACGGTGACCCGGGCCTGGCTGGGCGACTTCTCCACGGCCCTGCCGGCGGTCGGCATGATCGGCGCCTGGGTGCTCCTCGGCCTGTGCACGCTCCTGCTCCTGGCCGGCATGAGCAAGATCGATCCGGCCCTCTACGAGGCCGCCCGGCTGGACGGCGCCGGCGCGTGGCGGGAGTTCATCTCGATCACGGTCCTCAGCCTGCGGCAGGAGATCGCGGTCTGCGTCACCGTGACCGTGATCGCGGCCCTGGCGAGCTTCGACATCGTCTACATCTCCACCCAGGGCGGCCCCGGCAACACGACCATGGTGCCCGGCCTGCAGATCTACTATCTCGCCTTCTCCGAACGCGAGATCGGCACGGCCTCGGCCCTGGCTGTGGTGCTCATGTTCCTCGTGATCGCCTGCGCCCTTCCCATCCAATGGTTCACCAAGGACGGCAACCGATGATCACCGCGTGGCGGGAAGCCTGGACCGGCCGACTGCTGCTCGTCGGCATGATGGCGGTCACCGTCCTGCCGTTCCTCAGCCTGTTCGTCACCGCCCTGCATCCCTCGGGCACCTACCCGCCCGGGCTGGCCTGGCCCAGCAATCCGCAGTGGGGCAACTTCCTGCGGGCCTTCGAGGCCGCGAACATGGACGAGCTGTTGATCTCCAGCGTCCTCATCGTGCTGGGCGTGGTGCCGATCTCGATCCTGCTGGGCACGATGGCCGGCTTCGCCATCGGCCACCTGCGCGTGATCGGCAGCCGCGCGCTCTTCCTGACGTTCGTGCTCGGCCTGACCCTCCCGTTCGAGGGCATCATCACGCCGCTGTACTACCAGATCCGCGACATGGGCCTGCTGAACACGCGCTGGGCGATCATCCTGCCGCTCATCGGCCTGTTCATGCCGTTCTCCGTCTTCTGGATGCGCGCCCACTTCATCAACATGCCCGAGGAACTGTCCGAAAGCGCACGGATGGACGGCGCCAACGTGTGGCAGCTGTTCCGGCGCATCCACGTCCCCCTGGCCATGCCGGCGATCTCCTCCCTGGGCATCCTGCTGTTCCTGTGGACCTGGAACCAGTTCCTGCTGGCCATCGTCCTCGTCGACGACCCCACCAAGCGCACGATGTCCGGCGCGCTGGGCGCCTTCCAGGGCCAGTGGGGCACCGATATCCCCCTGCTGTGCGCCGGATCGCTGCTGATCCTGGCCCCCACGCTCGCGATCTTCCTCATCTTTCAGCGGCACTTTGTCAAGGCGCTGCTCCAGGGGTCTTTGAAGGGCTGAGCGGCGCCGACAGGACATCGCACATCACACCGCACGAGTGGAAGCAGAGGTCGTTTCATGGTCCCACGAGGACGGCTGGGCGCTGCGCGGAGACCCGCGACGAGATCCGGCATGATCCAGAGGCTCGCCGACGGTCACCGCCGCGGGCAGGGCGCCGCGTGAGCGGTGGCCGACCGGCGCACTGGACACGCCGGCACCTTGATCTGCTCGCCGAGAGCAGCGCGACCACGGCACCCGTCATGGACCCGGCGGCCGTCCCCCGGATCCTGCCCGGCCACGATCTGTGGGACCTGTGGCCGATCCAGGAGGAGGACGGCTCGACAGCCCTGATCGACGGCTACGAACTGTGGATGACGCTGTCGGCCCCCGCGCTCGGTCACCCCGAAGAGCGCCACGACCAAGCCCGCATCCGCCTGCTCGCCAAGAACGGGGACGGATGGAAGGACCTAGGGCACGCCTTCGCCGACGGCGCCTCCCCGGGCAGTCGCGAGTGGTCCGGATCAGCGGTCCACCGGCCCGACGGCACGGTATCGGTGTTCTACACGGCCGCTGGCCGGAGAGGCGAAGCACGCCCGACGTTCCGGCAGAGCGTCATCGAGGCCCGCCCCGCCCTGCTGGCCGGCGGCGACCGGATTCTGCTGCACGAAGACGCCGAACACCGGGAAATCCTCCGCTCCGACGGCCGTCTGTACCTGCCGGTGGAGGAGGCCAACGGGTCACCGGGGAACATCAGGGCCTTCCGCGATCCCGGCTGGTTCCGCGACCCGGCCGACGGGCGCGACTATCTGCTCATCGCGGCGTCCACCGCCTGGGACGACCGCTTCACCGGCGCCATCGCCCTGGCCGAGTCACGTGCCGGCGCCTGGTCCCTGCTGCCGCCCCTCATCGTGGCCGAGGCCATCAACCACGAGCTCGAACGACCGCATATCATCGTCCACCAGTCGTGGTACTACCTCTTCTTCTCCACCCAGCGTCACACCTTTCATCCAGCCGATCGCGGGCCCACGGGGCTCTATGGCTTCGCCGCGCCCCGACTGACCGGACCGTACGAGCCGCTCAACGCCTCCGGGCTTGTGATCCAGAATCCTTCTCTCGAACCCGATCAGGCCTACGCGTGGCTGGTGTTGCCCGACCTTCACGTGGTCAGCTTCGCCAACTACCGATCACAACAGGGCAGAGATCTCCGACATGCGGAAGCGGCGCAGGCGCGAGCCAATTTCGGCGGGACCATCGCGCCGATGCTCAAGCTCACTCTCGACGAGATGACCACGTCTGTCGTCCCCGCTGTGGAAGATCCTGTGGACCGCCGCCGCAGGCCCTTGATAGAAGGACGCCCGTGAGTCTTCTTGCTGGATAGCCGCAGCCGGACCTGTACCGCTCGAATATTGAGTTGTTCTCGTGCCCCCAGCAGAACAGAAGGTGAAGCCGTCACATAGCGGCTGATCGTCTGTTCGTAAGGTCGTCGTCGCTTGCCGGTGGAAGTCCGGTCCAGGTAGCTGCCAGGAGACCCGGTAGCAGGCTGGAGGCTTCGTCTGGAAACGGGCGGGGTCGAAGCCCAGCGTCAAAGTAGACCCGCTGACCTGAAAGCCATCCAAGCTGCACCAACTCCCCGTGCACCCGTCGGTGGCCCCATTCGGGGTTCTCCCGCGCCAGGCGAATAACCAGGTCCCGAAGCCCAGGAGTCGTCCCCGGACGCCCGGGTCCGATGCGGGTAGGTCCGGGCCCGTCGCAAGAGGCGACGATGCCATGCCAGCAACGTTGCCGGAATGAGCAGCCGATGAGCGCGCAGCACCGGTGGCAACCATCGGGCCAGCGCCGCGAGAACGGCCCGGTCGGCCCAGTCCGGCTTCGGGCGTCCGACCTGCCGCTGCACCGCCACCTGGTGACGTAACGCCATGATCTCCGCGTTCTTCGACGTTTGGCTGCGGGCCGGCAACATGAGCCGGCCGAACACCGGGAGCGTGATCAGATAGAACAGACGGACGAGCACAAGACGCGATCTTTATACGGGTACGTACCCCGTCAAAACCACAGGCCAGAACCGTCGTGGCTGAATTTGACGCGGTACACGCCCCCCGCTCTCCTGAGCCTGATCCGGCGTCGCTACGCTCTGGCTCGATCAAGTGGAGGAAAGGCGGCCATGACCGGGACCTGTACGTTTTGCGGCATCGTTGCCGGAGAGATCCCCGCGGAGATCGTCTACTCCGACGAGCACGTGGTCGCCTTCCTTGACATCTCGCAGGCGACTCGCGGTCACACCCTGGTTGTCCCCCGCGAGCACTGTCGCGACCTGACCGACATCGGTCCGGACCGCGCGGGTCTGCTGATGCGGGGTGCTGTGCAGACCGCCGCCCTGCTGCGGCGCGCGCTGGAACCGGGCGGGATGAACATCTGGCACGCTACCGGCCCTACGGCCTGGCAGACCGTGTTCCACTTCCACCTTCACCTGCTGCCCCGCTACACCCCGGAGGATCTCAGGCAGGCATGGACGCATCGGGAACTGCCGCTGTCGTCGCTGTCGCCACTGGCCGATCACATCAGGACCGCCGCGGCGTCCTGAAAGCGGCGTCACTCCGGCGCCGTCGGCATGGTTTCCCCCACGTGGACGGCGCAGGCAGTGACAGTTGGAACCAGCGACGCCTTCGATCCGAGCGGGCAGCTTGCTGCGTAGATCACTGAGTTGCGGCGGCCGTGCTCGAAGCGCGCTCGTACGCCCCGGCATGTGTCGTCAGGGCCTGGCACCGCCTGATACGCAATGTATGCGGAGACGGCAGGAACTACTGTAAAACGGCACTGCACCGCACTTAAGGATCTTGCATCTAATCCGACGGTCGCAGGTTCGAATCCTGCAGGGCGCTTTGATCATGTGCTGACCTGCGGTTATGCTAGATCGGATGCGTTCTAGAATTTTCGTCTGGCGTTTGCGTGCTCCGTGCGTGCTCGCGTGCACCAACCTGCGCACAACATGATCAAGACTGCGGTCGCCGGTGACCTCGCTCCAGGAGACACGCCGGCCTCAGGTCGCATGGGGCATGTCCTGAGTCGACCTAACCGCCCGCGGAGAGGCGTAAGTCGTGCACGCGTTCCCACCGTTGCGCTGTGACGATCTTAGCGGTCACGTCATCCAGGTCGTAGACGATCGACCACCGGGTGTGGTGCTGAGCCACCCTCCTGAGCAGCTCCATCGCGTCCGTGTCGCCGCCTTCGGCGAGGAGCCGGTAGCGGCGGTCGGCCAGCTTGGCGGCCCGGTCGGTGCCGCTCATCGTGATGTTGGTGAGGTAGCGGTCGTCGATGACGTTCATGCGCCCGTCGCCGTACTCGACGACCGCGGACCTGCCCGCCCGGTCAGCGATCAGGTAGTGGAGTTGCGGGCCGCCGGTGAAGTCCAGATTGTAGCGACCCATCAGGTCGATCGCTTCGGGCACGGTCGCGGCCCGGTCGAGCATGAGCCGGATGATCCGCACTCCGCTTACGGTGGGGCGTCCCGGGGTGGGCGCGGGCAGCCGCGCGTCTGGCGCCTGGGCCAGGCCGACGGCGAGCCCCTTCTCGTTCATGCCGTCGAACGGGGTCAGCACCGCGTGCGCCAGCCGCCGCCGGTCCTGGGCGGCGTTCAGGTCCGGCCGGGCCCCCGACGGGAACAGGTAGGAGACGTCGGCCAGGGAGAGCGAGGCGTAGCCGTCCGGCGGGCGGGCGTGGACGACCATGGCCGGGTTGGATTCCCAGTCGAAGTTCCTGCCGAATGCGCCGGGGCGGTGGAACAGCGAGCATGCCCAGCCGTCCCCTTTCCTGGCCAACTCCTCGTCGGTGAGCGGTGCCTCGGCGTCATAGCCGCCGTGATAGGTCATTTCGTACAGCGGCATATCGTCCAGCCGGCGCAGACTGGCCGCCGTATGGGCGATCTGGTCCTCCGTCTGCCTGAGTACCTGGGCCGCGGAGGAGGGCGTCGGCGGCGCCACTGCGGGCGCGCACGCCACCGTCGCCGTCAGGAGCAGGGCCGACAAAATCGCCACGGCAGCGGTCCGCATCCTTGCATTGTCCCTTCCGGCACCCGCCGTGTCACCCGTGGATCAAGGCCTCACCCGTGCTTGGACGAGGTCAGAAGTCCTGGAGTTCGCGGTGGCGCGGCACGCTGATCCGCCTCTACCGCATTCAGGCGGTGCACCGACTCTCGTGGCGGTCTTGCGGGCCGCCGGGTCGGACCGTGTCCGCGTTCTCAGGAGTCGCGAGTGCCACGGCGCTTGCGGCGGAGTGCCGCCGGTCGGCGGGAGTGCGTGGCCGGGGCGTGGCCGTGTCTGCCCGCTCTACGCCCTCCACCTCCTCTGCTGCTGCTTCGTCGGCGAGCCGTCGGGCCAGGGAACGGATCGTGGGGTGGGCATAGAGCGTGGTCAGCGGGATACGCGCGCCCAGGGAATGTTCGAGGTGGTGCTGGATCTTGGCCATGAGGAGACTCCTTCTCCTGGCAGGAAGGCGACGTCATGATGATCGACAACCTGCTCGTCATGCACGGCAGGCACGCTTACACCGGCCCGAGAAGGATCCTGGTGGCGATGATCTGAGCGGCATCAGCGCAGCGTCCCGACGGGCTCCATCTAGGGCGTTGGCTCCACCCGGATTGAACGAACGGCGGTGCCCTCTTGGGGGCACCGCCGTTTCTTCTCAGAGGCTGTGTGCCAGGGTTCCTGACAGGCAAATGTGGACTTTCGTCCCCTTCCAGTGCCGCGACGTCGGCGGGCGTTGATCTTCTCGCGCCAGGCCTGTGTAGGCGATCTCCTCATCGGACGGGAGCCCATGCGGTGCTCAAAGCTCGGTGACACAACGCTGCCCGTATGTGCTGGCGAGGGAGCTCCGCATCAAGGAACCGTGAGCAGGGTGAGGAAACCGTCGAGCTGTGCGGTGAGGGTCTGGGTGGTTTCCAGGGTGGGCATGAGGGTTGCGGTGATCTGTGCGCCGAGCAGCGCGGTGAGCAGGTGCCCGATGATCTGTTCGTCGGGGATCGGCGTGCGGACCTCACCGGCTTCGCGGGCTTCGGTGAGGTAGCGCTGGAGTTGTCCGCACCACTCGCGCATGGCGTGCTCGTGCCGCGCGGCCAGGCTAGGACTGGTGAGAGCTTTGTGCCAGAAGGGGATGACGATGCGGGCCTCGTCCCGGGTTGTGTCGTCCAGCGGCAAGATCTCCTGGCAGTAGGCGCGCAGGGCCGTCAGGCCCTGCTTGCCGGCGGTGGCGGCGGCCATGCGGCGGCCGGTCTGGACGTAGATGTGCTCGAAGGCGGCGGCCAACAGGTCGTCCTTGGTCGCGAAGTACGGTTTGAGCGCTCCGTTGGCGAAGCCGGCTTCGGTGGCGATGGCGGCCATGGTGGCCGAGTCCCACCCGGTGCGGGCGATGGTGCGCCAGGTGGCCTCGATGAGCTCCACTCGGCGTTGATCGTGGTCGACGACCTTCGGCACGGCGGCTCCCTTCCGTTGGCCGATTGGAGGTCTGTACGGGCTGCTGGGTGACCGGCGGCTTACGTGTCGCTTTCGGCGAGCAGGTCGAGGACGTGCCGGTGCAGGGACGGCACGTGCTGCTCGGTCTCGGGTTTCATCAGCACACTGCGCAGGATGCGGCCGTGCGGCACGTCGGCGGCCACCCGGTGTCCGCGCGCGGCCAGGGCGGCGGCGTCGACGGTGTAGGTGGCCACGAACAATGACTGCTCCGCGGGCAGCCGCATGCCCCGGGTCAGGACGTGTGCGCTGGCCAGGTCTATCTCCGACAAGCGGTCACGGGTGGGGTAGTAGGTGAGGATGTCCAGCTGCGGGGGCTGGTACAGGGTCAGCTGCTCGCCGGCCCTGATGTGCTCCGCCCAGGCCAGCGCGGCGCGCCGGCCGGGGCGCAGCGCCGCGCCCAGACCCTCGGGCGTCAACGGCAGCAGCCGTAGTGTCAGCCACAGGGCGGCGGCCGCCGCGCCGGCGCGCGAACACTCCAGAGAGATCTCACCCAGATGCAGTTCCTCGGAGGTGAAGTAGGTGTAAGGCGACTCGTGCAGGTAATGTCGCGCCGCGCCGGGGTCCTTGAACAGGACCGCGCCGCAG includes:
- a CDS encoding TetR/AcrR family transcriptional regulator, with the translated sequence MPKVVDHDQRRVELIEATWRTIARTGWDSATMAAIATEAGFANGALKPYFATKDDLLAAAFEHIYVQTGRRMAAATAGKQGLTALRAYCQEILPLDDTTRDEARIVIPFWHKALTSPSLAARHEHAMREWCGQLQRYLTEAREAGEVRTPIPDEQIIGHLLTALLGAQITATLMPTLETTQTLTAQLDGFLTLLTVP